In the genome of Streptomyces sp. Q6, the window GTTTTCGCTCATGACGCCCAGTGTTTTTGCTCGGACGAGGAGAGCAGCTAGCGAGACGTGCCATTTCGCCTTCAAGCGAAGAAGTGCGGGCCAGTCGAGCCGGTCCGGAAGTTCTGATTTGATGTCGCTGGCAGGCATTAGGAACGCAGCGGCGAACTCGTGGGCTTGACTCTCAGTAGCCTTGTCGCCAATTTTTCCAGTGACACCATGCAAGACCAGATGGCCTAGCTCGTGGGCCGCATCGAAACGGGAACGGTCGCGCAGTCCCTTGTCGGCCCCAAGAGCAACCACGGGCCTGTCGGAGAAGTCAACGCAGAATGCATCGACCTTTTCGATGCCAACGCGGAAGCGGACAACAATAATCCCGTTGATTTCCAGCAGTCGCACAACGTCTTGGACCGGACCGCGTGGGACTTTCCAGTGGCTACGGACCTGGGCAGCCGCTTGTTCGATATCAGCGGACCGGAGAGGCTGCCCTTCTTCGATTGGCACGCGCGGCAGATTGAGTTCGGGCAACGCAACGTGCTTTTCGAGCTCAAGCGTGAATTCCCGCGCGAGGTGTACGTAGGCGAGAGCTTGTTGGCGGTCTCGAGGAGAGGTGGATCGAAGACTGCGGAAGAAGCCGTTGACCTGCTCTTGGGCGGGGGGACGAGCCGGAGCGGCGAAGAACGACGTCGGAACCCGCAACGCGACCGCGAGCCGGCGAAGCGTCGATGTGGCGGGCTTGGTGTGTCCGTTCTCGAACTGGCTAATCGAGGCTGCGGTGACGGAGCCCACCTCTCTGGCCAGTTGCACCTGGGTGAGCCCCCGCAGTTCGCGTGCCATTCGCAGCCGGGCACGATCGAACAGGGCGGCGATGTCGCCGGGGTCCAGTTGTGGGTCGTTCACGTCGCTCGCCTCCCGGCCAGTCGACGTCCGCTGATCAGCGGACGCTTCTCGATCTTGAGTACTCCGCTCGCATCTTAGGCACACCTTGGTTACCGGTCGGTCAAATCGCTCAGCTCCGGCCGGACGCACCCGAGGAAAGTGTGTCGAGTTGCATCCCCGCCCCGTCATGTACTCTACCTATCGCACGGAAGATGATGTTCAAATCTGAGGTGACCCGCCAGCGGTGGGGGGACGGAGCTGAGGTGCTGAGAGTTCAGGAGTGCGTGCTGTCCAACGAGGTGATCACCGCCGACTCGGCGGAGACCACCTTGTGGGACGCCATCGTGGTGCCGGAGGGGATCAAGGAGCGGTTGCGCAACCAAACCGTGTTGTCGCTGCTTGTGCGGCCTGACCTGCCGTTTGCGGTGACGGCGCTGCACGGCCTGTGCACGCTCTACGGTCCTCCTGGTACCGGCAAGACGACCCTGGCGCGGGGTCTGCCGGCGCAGGTCGCCCGCTACGTCGGTGGAGGCGCGGTTCGACGGATCGAGATCAACCCGCACGGGCTAATGAGCGCCGAGCACGGGCAGTCGCAGCAGCGGGTCAGCGAGCTGCTCGGCGAGTACGTTCCGGGCCTCGCGTCGGATGGCGTGCCGACCGTGGTGATTCTCGACGAGGTCGAGTCGATGGCTGTGGCCCGCTCGGCGGCGTCGCTGGCCGCCAACCCGGCCGACGTCCACCGCGCCACGGACGCGGTGCTCACTGCCTTGGATCTCAACGCCGCCGAGCACCCGCACCTGTTCTTCGTCGCGACCAGCAACTTCACCACCGCTCTGGACGAGGCGTTCCTCTCCCGCTCCGACGCCGCCATCCTCGTCCCGCTTCCCGAGCCGGAGGCACTGCGGAAGATCCTGGCCTCCACGCTGCTGATGCTGGCCGACAAGTACCCCGCCTTGGGCGAGCTTGCGCGCTCCTCGGTGGTGGACCGCATCGCCGAGGCGGCTCACGGACTGGACGGCCGCCGTACGCGCAAGGTGGTCTTCGAAGCCCTGGCTCAGCGGCTGGACACGGTGCTGGACCCCGGCAGCCTGACCGAAGGCGACCTGGCCGCCGCGGTGCACAACGCCGTCGCGGAAACGGGCCAGCCGGAGGTGTCCCGTGCGGCGCGCTAGGCAGGTGGCGGCCTCCCCCACGCGCAGCGCCAGCGGAACCTGGGCGGTGATCTCGGACCTCGTGGCGGATACCGTGGCGCAGTCCTCCGCGCTGTCCCGCGACGAGGCGGTGCAGGCGATGTCGGCCGCCGAGGCAATCGGGCGGATGCTGATCGCGGCAGGGCACCTGCAGCAGCACCCGATCACCCTGGTGGCCGGCAAGGTGCACTGCGAGATCACGACGGTGTCCGGCACGGCGGCGCTGACGTTGGAGGAGAACCTCAACCCGGTCCCCGGCGCGGCGGGCGCCGACGATTTCACGATCCACCTGCCGTCCCCGACCCCGCTCCAGGAGCAGGTGAAGGCAGCCGTCGATGGTCACGCCCGGTTGTCCGACGCTGTCCCGCCCGCTCCGGAGACGAAGGCGGCCAGCTCCGGTCCGCTGATCGACCGTGAGGCTCTGCGTCGGGCGGTGACCCAGCGATGACCTCCACCTATACCTACAGCTACACCCGGACCCACACCGCCACGCACCTGACCGACGTCATCCTCGGCACCATCACCGACATCCTCGCCGACCTGGGGATCAACATGGACCGGCTGCATCGCGACTGGGTGCAGAACGAGAACGCGATCAAGGCGTGGATCGAGGAGGGCTCACTCGACACGGTCGTCCTCGAGTGCCACCAGTCCTCGGGCGCCGTGGCGCCGGTGATCGAGTTCCCGGTCTCCTACACCACCGCCGGCGACGGCAACGCCGAGTTCACCGCCTCTCGTGCCCGAGCCGCCCGGTTCCGGGCCAAGTTCGACCAGGTGCCCGCGGGCACCACCTACCGGCTGTTCTGCACCTTCAACGGGCCCCGCACCCCGCAACCGGGTTGGGGCCCCGGCCAGCGGTCGAGCACCGACGGCCTGCGCGGCATCACCTTCGGCACCCTCGGCTCCGCCCCACACGCCTCGACCGGCATGCGGTACTACCACACCTGAGGCCACGAGCAGGAAGACACCGCTATGGGATACATCGACGACGCCTTCACCAAGCTCAAGCACAACCTGGAGATCACCCAGACCGAGCAGAACCTGGCGAAGGCACGGCACGAGGCCATCCGCGATTTCGTCCGGTCGCACTGGGACCTCGCCGACGATTTCCTCACCGGCAGCTACCGGCGCGACACCAAGACGAAGAAGCTCAAGGACATCGATATCTTCGTGGTCCTCGACGCCAACGGCTCCCAGGCCGACTTCCGCGATCAGGCGCCCATCCAAGTGATCAACGCCCTGGAGACCCTGCTCCGTCAGAAGTGGAGCGCTGCCGCCCGCGACGGCATGGCCGTCGTCATCCCCTACGGCCCCGACGACGAGGTCATGTCGATCGACGTGGTCCCCGCCTTCAAGCGAGGCGAGGGCGGCTACTACATCCCCAATCCCTCGGCAGGCGACTGGATCGCGACCAACCCCAAGCGCCACCACGAGCTGAGCATCGCCAAGAACGCCGACTGCGACGGCAAGTACGTGCCCTTCGTCAAGATGGTCAAGGGCATCAACCGCGAACTCGGTGAGCCCGTGTCGCCCTCCTTCCTGCTGGAGGTCATGGCCCAGTCGCTGGTGAAACCGCCGATAGGGCGCTACCAGGACGAGATCGTGCTGTTCTTGGCCACCGCCGCCGAACGCATCGGCGACGAGTGGCCTGACCCCGCTGGCCTGGGCGGTGACGTCAACGCCGTCATGAACGCGACTCAGAGGCTCGCCGCGGCCAACGCACTCACCCAGGCCCGCGCCATCGCGGAGCGGGCGGTCGACCTGGAGGACGAGGGCCAGGAGCGCGCTGCCTACGACGAGTGGAAGAAGCTGTTCGGGAACAGGATGACCAGGCCATGAACCTCTCCACAGACCCCGGGGGCGTTCACGGGATACCGCCTCGGGCTATCCACGAGCGGCAGTTCGACGACGACATGTTGCTTATCCAGCGCGCCGCGTCGGCAAGCCACCAACGCGGCCAGCTCCTCGAAGCTGTGCGCGTCACCGCCGCCGTTCTGCTCGCCGCCGCCGGTGTCCTGATCACACTGTCCGGCCACGGCCGGACAGTCGTCTCGATCGTCGGGTTCTTCTGGTTCGTCGTCTCCGCGTTCCTGCTTAAGGGCCTCGCCGGGAGCACCGCCCGCCAGGGCGCCCTGCTCCAAGAGATGTTCGACGTCGCCCTGTTCCACTTGCCGTGGCGCGCCACCGTTGCAGGCGACCCCATCCCCGAACCCGACGTCCGCCGTCTCGCGCGCAAGCTCCCCCGAGGCGGCCCGAAGGACAAGCGCATCACTGACGGTTGGTACGACCCCACCCACGACGTCCACCACCCCTACGACGTGTTCATTGCTCAGGAACAGAACCTCGCCTGGGACGCTCGTCTTCGCCGTCGCTATAGCTACGTCATCGCTGCCGTTGCGTTGCTGTGGGCCGCCATCGGCTTTCTCGCCGGCTTGGTGGTCGCGGACGCCACTCTGGGCGACACTCTCCTCAGCTTCTTCGTCCCATCCCTGGCGGTCTACCAGATCGCTTACGAAATCTGGTCCGGCCAACGCAAAGTGGCTGACGAACGCGACCGACTCACCAAGGTCGTCAACACCGAGCTACACAGCGGACGCCCAGGCCCCGTCCCTGACGACGAATGGCGCCGCCTTCGAAGCGTTGCACGGGACGTGCAGGACGGCGTACTCCGCACCCGCCTGGACACCACCCGAGTACCCGAGTGGTTCTACAAGCGTTTCCGCGACGACGACGAACGCGACTTCGGCGACACTGCAGAAGGCCACCGCGTCCGCCTCGCGCAAAACACACCCCCATCCGCGTAGTTCGTTGGGCGGGATGCTCCCAGCCCGCCCAACCGACCCACCGCGACTAAGAGCGGCGCACACGCTCACGCACAGTGAACGCCGAAATCTCAAGGTCCGCCAAGTAGGCCTCTCAAGATCCGCCAAACAGAATTCTCTACGCGCTCCTGACCTCTGCATCTCAGAACACGATCCGCCAAGTAAAGATCTCGGTCACACTCCGGACGCGCCCGAGCCCTTCGGCCGGCGGACGGGCCCGGGGTCACACGGCGACGTGCCGGGTGTCGGCGGGGCCCTCGGCGGCGAGGCCGTGCTGCTCGTCCTCGGGGCGCGCCCGCTCGGGCAGCAGGAAGGTGATCGCGAGGAACGCCAGCAGAAGACAGGCCTGGACGATCAGCGCGCGGCGGAAGCCGCCGGTGAAGTCACCGGTCTCGGCGCGGGCGAAGAACACCGATCCGAAGATCGCGACGCCGATGGATCCGCCGACCGCCTGCACGGCCGACAGCACTCCGGAGGCGGAGCCGATCTCGTCGTCGTCGACGGCGGCGAGGATGAAGCCGAACAGGGCGGCGATCACCATGCCGGCCCCGATGCCCGCCACCGTGACGCCGGGGGCGATGTCCCAGATCGAGAACGAGGCGGCGTCGAGACCGTCCAGTTCGCACCACAACAGGACCGCTCCGGCCAGCTGGATCAGCGGACCGATCTGGAGCACCCGGCGGCCGATCCGGTCGGCGAGGAACGCGCCGCTGACGGCTCCACCGATCGCGGTGCCGACGGCGAGCGGCAGGTTGCCGAGTCCCGCCTCACCGGCGGTGAAGTGCTGACCGATCTGGAGGAAGAGGGTGAGGACGAGCTGTGTGCCGATCAGGCCGCCGAAGAACAGGGCGATGCCGCCGAGTCCGACGGTGAAGGCGGGTTTGCGCAGCAGGCCGGGGGTGACCAGAGGGTCCCGGCCCGCGGCGGCGGTACGGCGCTGCTGCACGGCGAACAGACCGAATCCGATCGCGGCGCCGGCCATGCACAGCCACGTCCACAGCGGCCAGCCGTCCTCCTGCCCCTGATTGAGGGGCAGGACCAGCAGGGCGCAGGAGAGCACGACCAGGGCAGCGCCGTTCATGTCGACGCGTACCGTGCGGTCGCCCGGCTTCCGCGGGACGAACTTCGCGGCGATGACCAGGGCGGCGAGGCCGATGGGCAGGTTGACCAGGAAGACGGAGCGCCAGCCCAGGCCGAAGAAGTCACCCTCGATGAGGAAGCCGCCGAGGACCGGGCCGATGATGCCGCCCAGGCCGAGGACCGGGCCGAAGATCGCGAAGACCTTGGTGAGTTCGGGCCCGGAGAAGTTCTCCCGCAGCAGGCCGAGCCCCTGGGGCAGCAGCATCGCCCCGGCCATGCCCTGCACCAGCCGGAAGGCGATCAGCGACTCGATGTTCGGAGCGATCGCGCAGAGCAGGGAACTGGCGGTGAAGGCGGTCAGGCCGATCAGGAACATGCGGCGGCGCCCGTAGCGGTCGCCGAGCCGCCCGCCGAGCACGAGTCCGGCTCCCAGCGTGAGGGCGTAGCCGCCGATCACCCACTGGAGACCGACGGAGCCGGCGCCGAGCGACTTCTCCAGGTCCGGTCCGGCGACGTTGACGATCGACGCGTCCAGGAGGTCCATGAGCTCCGCGATGATCATCACGGCCAGGATCAGCCACCGCCATCGCTGGGGTCCGACGGCCTCTTCGGTCTTGGGGGACGGGTCACGCATGGTTGATACCTCCACGATGGAATAATTCCACGGTGAAGGTAAAGTGAGGACGGTAGGTTGTCAAAGTGGTCGCCGACGCGGGGTGCGCGGCAGCGGAGAAGGGTGACGGGCCTCCATGGACGAAGCGATGCACGACGGCGTCGCGGCGCAGCGCGAGCGGCTGATGGAAGGGCTGAGGATCTACGGCGGCCACTACGCCGAGCTCGGTCGGCGCTTCGCCACCTGGCTGGGCCTGCACTCCACCGACGCGACCGCGGTACTGGAGATCGCCGCAGCGGAAGAGCGCGGCACCCTGCTGTCACCGGCACGGCTGAGCGAGCGCATCTCCCTCTCGACGGGCGCCACGACCGCCCTCCTGAACCGCCTCGAAGCGGCGGGCCACATCACCCGTACCCGCGAGCACCCGGACCGGCGCATCGTGTCCCTGCGCAGCGGCGCGCACATCCAGGAACGGGCGGACGAGTTCTTCGGCCCGCTCGCCCACCGCCTCGACGCGGCGATGGCGCAGTACCCGCCGGACCTCCTGGCCCGGTTCGAGTCGTTCGTGGCCGATCTGAACTCCACGATGGACGCCCACCTCGCGGAGCCGCTCACGACGACCCCGGACTCCCCCGGCGGCGTCGCGCAGAACTGAGGCCGGGCGGACCGACAGGGGCCGACCCCCGCCGCCGACCCGCCGCCGACCCGCCACCGACCCGCCAGTGACTGGCCGCTGACCTGCCACTGGCTGACCACTGACCTGCCGCTGACCGGCCACTGACCGGCCGCCGACCGATCGCCCCGACGAGCCGTCGCCGCCGGGCCAGCGCGCCCATCGACGAACATGTTCGCTACGTACTTGTTCGTCACGAACATGTTCGTTACCGTGGAGGCATGACCTCGCGAACCCCCACCCCCCGCAGCCGCCGCGACCGTCCGGCCAAGGCCGCGCTCACCTACGAGGGGATCGTGGCCACGGCCGTACGGCTCATGGAGTCGGAAGGGCTGCAACGCGTAACAATGCGGCGGCTGGCCCAGGAGCTCGACACCGGTCCCGCCTCGCTCTACGTGTACGTGGCGAACACGGCCGAGCTGCACGCCGCGATCCTCGAAGAGCTGCTCGGAGCGGTCGACCTGAGCCCCGTCCGGGGCCAGGGCGACTGGCGCGACCGGCTGGCGGCGGTGCTCACCTCGTACACCGGCGTGCTCTTCACGCACCCGAGCCTCGCCCACTCCGCGCTGGTGGCCCGCCCCTCGGGGCGGAACTACCTGGCGCTGGTCGAGGCCGTGCTCGCCCTGCTGCACGAGGGCGGTGTGCCCGACGCGCAGGCGGCCTGGGGCGTCGACGTGCTGTTGCAGGTGGCCACGGCCACCGCCGCGGAGCAGTCGGCCCGTGGCAGCGGCGCGCCCGAAGGGGATCACGACGCGCTCGTGGCCGCGCTGCGCGGGGTCGGCGCCGAGCACCATCCGCGGATCGCGGCGATCGGCGACGACCTCTTCTCCGGAAGCCCCGAAGGGCGGCTCGCCTGGATCTTCCGCGCTGTCATCAACGGCACCGCAGCCACACCGAGGACCTGACCCCGTCCCCCGCCCACCCTCACAGAAGCGAGTGATCGACATGAACTCCCACCACCCCATCACCGTCGTCGGCGCCGGCCTCGGCGGGCTGACGCTCGCCCGCGTCCTGCACGTCCACGGGATCGACGCCGTGGTCCTCGACCTCGACGCCTCCGCGGACGCCCGCGCGCAGGGCGGCATGCTCGACATCCATGAGGAGAGCGGCCAGGCCGCTCTGCACGCCGCGCAGCTCTACGACGCGTTCCGCGCCAAGGTGCACCCCGGCGGCGAGGCCATGCGCGTACTCGACCGGCACGCGCGCGTGCTGCGCGAGGAGGCCGACGACGGGGCGGGCGACCGGCCCGAGATCGACCGGGGCGACCTGCGCGACCTGCTCCTCGGGTCGCTCCCCGACGGCACCGTGCGCTGGGGCACCAAGGTCACCGCCGCCCGCCCGCTGGGCGACGGGCGCCACGAGGTGACGCTCGCCGACGGCTCCGTCTTCACGACCGGGCTGCTGATCGGGGCCGACGGCGCCTGGTCGCGGATCCGTCCGCTGCTCTCGTCCGCCCTGCCCGCGTACACGGGGATCTCCTTCGTCGAGCTCGACCTCCATGACGTGGCGAACCGGCATCCGCGGGCCGCGAAGCTGATCGGCGGCGGCATGTTCTTCGCCCTCGGGGAGCGCAAGGGATTCCTCGCGCACCTGGAGACCGACGGCAGCGTGCACGTGTACACCGCTCTGGAGCTGCCCGAGGACGGGCTCGCGGCCATCGACTTCACCGACACCGACGGGGCGAAGGCCGCGCTCCTGGAGCACTTCACGGGCTGGGCGCCGCAGTTGCGCGCGCTCGTCACCGACGCGGACGGCCCGCTGGTGCCGCGGCTGATCCACGCGCTGCCCGTCGGACACCGCTGGGAGCGCGTGCCCGGGGTGACCCTGCTGGGCGACGCGGCGCACCTCATGTCGCCGTTCGCCGGCGAGGGCGCCAATCTCGCCATGGCCGACGGCGCGGACCTCGGGCGCTGCCTCGCCGAGCACCCGGACGACGTCGAGGCGGCGCTGGCGGCCTACGAGGCGGTCATGTTCCCGCGCGCCGAGGAGAAGGCACGGGAGTCCTTCGAGGGCCTCGACATGATCTTCGACGACCGGGCGCCGCAGCCGCTGCTCGACATGTTCGCCGCGGGCGACGCCCGGCCGGACGCCTGACGCCTCGCCCCCGTCTGCGGAGTTGACCTGGAGTGCGCTCCACGTCATAGCGTCGGCGGGGTCAGGAACGCTCCCCGCCCTTGGAGGCCACCCATGACGGACCTTCCCACCCGCCGCCTCGGCGCGCTCACCGTCTCCGCACAGGGCCTCGGCTGCATGGGCATGAGCCACGCGTACGGCACGTCCGACGACGAGCAGTCGATCGGCACCCTGCACCGGGCCCTGGACCTGGGCGTCACGCTCCTCGACACGTCCGACTTCTACGGTGCCGGGCACAACGAGGAGCTGATCGGGCGCGCCCTCGCCGCTCCCGGCCGGCGCGAACAGGCCGTCGTGGCGACGAAGTTCGGCTTCGCCAACCGGCTCGGCGAACCGGTGCGGATCCGTGGCGACGCGGCGTACGTGCGCCGGGCCTGCGAGGCGTCGCTGCGCCGGCTCGGCGTGGACCACATCGACCTGTACTACGTGCATCGCGTCGACCGGAGCGTTCCGGTCGAGGAGACCGTGGGCGCGCTGGCCGAGCTGGTCGCGGAGGGCAAGGTCCGCCACCTGGGCCTGTCGGAGGCCGGTCCCGAGACGCTGCGCAGGGCGCACGCCGTGCATCCGATCGCCGCGTTGCAGAGCGAGTACTCGCTGTGGACGCGTGATCTGGAGGCCGACGTGCTGCCGGTCTGCCGGGAGCTGGGTATCGGGCTCGTGCCGTTCTCGCCGCTCGGCCGGGGCTTCCTCACCGGCCGGTACACGTCGGCGCAGGCCCTGGAGGACGGTGACATGCGGCGGAGCCAGCCGCGCTTCGCCGACGGGAACCTGGAGCGCAACCTGGCCATCGTCGCCCGCCTGGAGGAGCTCGCGGCCCGCAAGGGCGTCACGGCCGGGCAGTTGGCGCTCGCCTGGGTGCACCACCAGGGCGACGACGTGGTCCCGATCCCCGGCACGCGCCGCCGGAAGTACCTGGAGGAGAACGTCGCGGCGGCCGCGCTGGAGCTGTCGGCGGACGACCTCGCCGCGATCGGCGCGGCCGCGGACGAGGTGGCGGGTGCGCGCTACGACGAGGGCAGCATGAAGTTCGTGAACGGTTAGGCACGAGCGGCCCGGCGGCGTCCGTTCCGGCGCCGGGCCGCTCGTCCCCCGCGGTCTCAGTCCTTCTTGAGCCTGAGGAAGGTCACCGAGTTCGCCGGGAAGGTGTACGAGAACGTGTCGGCGACCCCGTCGAACGTGGAGGTCACCGGCTTCACCGGTGTCTCGGTCGCGCTGTTCTCGGCGTCGGGCGCGGCGGCCAGTGTGGTCACCGTGGCCTTCCGCTCGACGTCGGCGCCCCCGAGGTCCACCGTCGTCCGGGCCTGCGCGTCCTGGGCGTTGACGACCTTGACGATCAGGTCACCGGTCTTCTTGTCACGCGTGACGACCTGCCGGAACGGCTCCGCGGGCTTGTCGTCCTTGAAGGAGCCCCACTCCTGCCCGTCGAGGAAGAGCGTGACCTGGCGGCCGCGCACCTTGATGTCGACGTCGTAGGAGCGGCCGGTCTCGATGGTCCCGGCCTTGGCGATCAGCGTCGACTTCCCGCCGTTCACGGCCTGCTCGACGGCGGACTGGGTGTTGTTCCAGCCTCCCAGGTTCCACCAGTAGTAGTTCCCGGTGTCCTTGACGCCGAAGGCGACGAGGAAGCCTTCCTTGCCGGACTTCTTGGTGGCCTTCACGTGCAGGTCGTAGTTCCGCCAGCTCGGGTCACCCGCGGTGACCATGGTGTTCTCGGCGGCCTCGTCGGACTGCACGTACTGGCCGTCCTGGACGCTCCAGCTCCCGCGGCCGGAGCCGGTCCAGCGGGCGGCGTCACCGCTGAAGTCGTCGCCGAACAGGGCGTTCCCGTCGGCGTCCGTGACCTTCACGTCGTCGTACGCGGCGCTCGTCGCCCAGGTCGACAGGCCCACGGCGCCGGTGATCGGTTCGAGGGTCGACGGGGTGGCGGTGCCGGTCGAGGGGACGACCTGGTCGCCGACGTTGCGCATGAACAGTTTCTGCACCTCGTAGTCGGCCGAGCCCCACGACTTCTGGTCGTTGAACCAGATCATGTCGGGCGCCCACTGCACGGTGTCGTCGCGGGCGAACAGCGGGGCGTAGGAGGCGAGCTTCACGACGTCGGCGTTGCGCTCCAGTCCCGTCATGTAGGCCGCTTCCGACAGGGCGTTGGACCACTTGTTGCCGAGGGAGGCGTACTCGCCGAGGAAGACCTTGGGGCCGCTCCTGTCGTACGTGTCGTAGCGGTCGTTGTTCTGGAGGAACCACTGCGGACTGTTGTAGTAGTGCTCGTCGACCATGTCGACGCGGGCGTCCTTGTTGAGCTTCCAGGCCGTGTCGAACGTCGAACCGGAGTCGTCGGGGCCGGAGTTGGAGATGACCTTGACGTCCGGGTACCTGGCGGCGACGGCCGTGCGGAACTGTGTGAAGCGCGCGAAGAACTCCTCGGGCAGGTTCTCCTCGTTGCCGACCTCCAGGTGCGTGAGGTGGAAGGACTTCGGGTGGCCCATCTCGGCGCGGAGCTTGCCCCACTTGCTGGTGACCGGGCCGTTGGCGAACTCGATCAGGTCGAGCGTGTCCTGGATGTGCCGCTTCAGGAGCGCGTCGTCGTCGGTGGCCCGGTTCTGGCCGCAGCCGGTGACGAGTGCGGGCACGACGGGCAGCGCCATCGCGCCGATGTCCTCGGCGAACTGGAAGTACTCGTAGTAGCCGAGGCCGTAACTCTGGTTGTAGCCCCAGAAGTTGGCGTTCGTCGCGCGCTGCTCGACCGGGCCGACGGTGTCCTTCCACTGGTACGAGCGCTTGCGCTCGTAGCCGGACGCCGCGTCGTAGCCCGCCATGGAGCCGGTGTTGACGAGGCAGCCGCCGGGGAAGCGCACGAAGCCGGGCTTCAGGGCGGCGACCTTCTCGGCGAGGTCCTTGCGCAGGCCGTTCCTGCGGCCCTTGTAGGTGTCCCGGGGGAACAGCGAGACCATGTCGAGCGCGGTGTCCGCCGACGAGGTGACGGAGAGCCGGCCGGTG includes:
- a CDS encoding XRE family transcriptional regulator; this translates as MNDPQLDPGDIAALFDRARLRMARELRGLTQVQLAREVGSVTAASISQFENGHTKPATSTLRRLAVALRVPTSFFAAPARPPAQEQVNGFFRSLRSTSPRDRQQALAYVHLAREFTLELEKHVALPELNLPRVPIEEGQPLRSADIEQAAAQVRSHWKVPRGPVQDVVRLLEINGIIVVRFRVGIEKVDAFCVDFSDRPVVALGADKGLRDRSRFDAAHELGHLVLHGVTGKIGDKATESQAHEFAAAFLMPASDIKSELPDRLDWPALLRLKAKWHVSLAALLVRAKTLGVMSENTYAQGWKALSVRGWRKVEPGSLGNPETPVLLRRALELTEKTGVTSGDFINRSGLPESDIRTLLGRDIIERPRVEF
- a CDS encoding AAA family ATPase, giving the protein MLSNEVITADSAETTLWDAIVVPEGIKERLRNQTVLSLLVRPDLPFAVTALHGLCTLYGPPGTGKTTLARGLPAQVARYVGGGAVRRIEINPHGLMSAEHGQSQQRVSELLGEYVPGLASDGVPTVVILDEVESMAVARSAASLAANPADVHRATDAVLTALDLNAAEHPHLFFVATSNFTTALDEAFLSRSDAAILVPLPEPEALRKILASTLLMLADKYPALGELARSSVVDRIAEAAHGLDGRRTRKVVFEALAQRLDTVLDPGSLTEGDLAAAVHNAVAETGQPEVSRAAR
- a CDS encoding CBASS oligonucleotide cyclase, with the protein product MGYIDDAFTKLKHNLEITQTEQNLAKARHEAIRDFVRSHWDLADDFLTGSYRRDTKTKKLKDIDIFVVLDANGSQADFRDQAPIQVINALETLLRQKWSAAARDGMAVVIPYGPDDEVMSIDVVPAFKRGEGGYYIPNPSAGDWIATNPKRHHELSIAKNADCDGKYVPFVKMVKGINRELGEPVSPSFLLEVMAQSLVKPPIGRYQDEIVLFLATAAERIGDEWPDPAGLGGDVNAVMNATQRLAAANALTQARAIAERAVDLEDEGQERAAYDEWKKLFGNRMTRP
- a CDS encoding S-4TM family putative pore-forming effector, giving the protein MNLSTDPGGVHGIPPRAIHERQFDDDMLLIQRAASASHQRGQLLEAVRVTAAVLLAAAGVLITLSGHGRTVVSIVGFFWFVVSAFLLKGLAGSTARQGALLQEMFDVALFHLPWRATVAGDPIPEPDVRRLARKLPRGGPKDKRITDGWYDPTHDVHHPYDVFIAQEQNLAWDARLRRRYSYVIAAVALLWAAIGFLAGLVVADATLGDTLLSFFVPSLAVYQIAYEIWSGQRKVADERDRLTKVVNTELHSGRPGPVPDDEWRRLRSVARDVQDGVLRTRLDTTRVPEWFYKRFRDDDERDFGDTAEGHRVRLAQNTPPSA
- a CDS encoding MFS transporter, coding for MRDPSPKTEEAVGPQRWRWLILAVMIIAELMDLLDASIVNVAGPDLEKSLGAGSVGLQWVIGGYALTLGAGLVLGGRLGDRYGRRRMFLIGLTAFTASSLLCAIAPNIESLIAFRLVQGMAGAMLLPQGLGLLRENFSGPELTKVFAIFGPVLGLGGIIGPVLGGFLIEGDFFGLGWRSVFLVNLPIGLAALVIAAKFVPRKPGDRTVRVDMNGAALVVLSCALLVLPLNQGQEDGWPLWTWLCMAGAAIGFGLFAVQQRRTAAAGRDPLVTPGLLRKPAFTVGLGGIALFFGGLIGTQLVLTLFLQIGQHFTAGEAGLGNLPLAVGTAIGGAVSGAFLADRIGRRVLQIGPLIQLAGAVLLWCELDGLDAASFSIWDIAPGVTVAGIGAGMVIAALFGFILAAVDDDEIGSASGVLSAVQAVGGSIGVAIFGSVFFARAETGDFTGGFRRALIVQACLLLAFLAITFLLPERARPEDEQHGLAAEGPADTRHVAV
- a CDS encoding MarR family winged helix-turn-helix transcriptional regulator; amino-acid sequence: MDEAMHDGVAAQRERLMEGLRIYGGHYAELGRRFATWLGLHSTDATAVLEIAAAEERGTLLSPARLSERISLSTGATTALLNRLEAAGHITRTREHPDRRIVSLRSGAHIQERADEFFGPLAHRLDAAMAQYPPDLLARFESFVADLNSTMDAHLAEPLTTTPDSPGGVAQN
- a CDS encoding TetR/AcrR family transcriptional regulator, yielding MTSRTPTPRSRRDRPAKAALTYEGIVATAVRLMESEGLQRVTMRRLAQELDTGPASLYVYVANTAELHAAILEELLGAVDLSPVRGQGDWRDRLAAVLTSYTGVLFTHPSLAHSALVARPSGRNYLALVEAVLALLHEGGVPDAQAAWGVDVLLQVATATAAEQSARGSGAPEGDHDALVAALRGVGAEHHPRIAAIGDDLFSGSPEGRLAWIFRAVINGTAATPRT
- a CDS encoding NAD(P)/FAD-dependent oxidoreductase gives rise to the protein MNSHHPITVVGAGLGGLTLARVLHVHGIDAVVLDLDASADARAQGGMLDIHEESGQAALHAAQLYDAFRAKVHPGGEAMRVLDRHARVLREEADDGAGDRPEIDRGDLRDLLLGSLPDGTVRWGTKVTAARPLGDGRHEVTLADGSVFTTGLLIGADGAWSRIRPLLSSALPAYTGISFVELDLHDVANRHPRAAKLIGGGMFFALGERKGFLAHLETDGSVHVYTALELPEDGLAAIDFTDTDGAKAALLEHFTGWAPQLRALVTDADGPLVPRLIHALPVGHRWERVPGVTLLGDAAHLMSPFAGEGANLAMADGADLGRCLAEHPDDVEAALAAYEAVMFPRAEEKARESFEGLDMIFDDRAPQPLLDMFAAGDARPDA
- a CDS encoding aldo/keto reductase, whose translation is MTDLPTRRLGALTVSAQGLGCMGMSHAYGTSDDEQSIGTLHRALDLGVTLLDTSDFYGAGHNEELIGRALAAPGRREQAVVATKFGFANRLGEPVRIRGDAAYVRRACEASLRRLGVDHIDLYYVHRVDRSVPVEETVGALAELVAEGKVRHLGLSEAGPETLRRAHAVHPIAALQSEYSLWTRDLEADVLPVCRELGIGLVPFSPLGRGFLTGRYTSAQALEDGDMRRSQPRFADGNLERNLAIVARLEELAARKGVTAGQLALAWVHHQGDDVVPIPGTRRRKYLEENVAAAALELSADDLAAIGAAADEVAGARYDEGSMKFVNG